The sequence below is a genomic window from Streptosporangium lutulentum.
AGGAACCTGCCTGGCCGTGCTGAGCGACTCCGACGCCGACGTCGGCCACATCGCCTACGAGATGGCGATGCTGGTCAAGCGCGTCGGCCAGCACATCTCCACCCAACCACGCCAAGGCATCTCGTGAATGGGGAAGCAGGCCACCACGGCCTCCATCGGCCATTCGATCCCCGAGCCACGGACGGGGGGACCGGATGACCCAGTGGATGGACGAGGAGGCCGGACCGGTCGTCCGCCCCTACGCTCTCATCGGAGGCCGCACCCGGTCATCGGGTGACACGCTGGATCTGATCGCGATGGTCACCTCGACCGGCGCCGTCTCGTCCGGGGGGTTCGTGCCCGGACCTGAGCAGGAACGCATCCTCGCCATGGTCACCACCGCGACCTCGGTCGCCGACGTCGCCTCGGACCTCAACCTGCCGCTTGGCGTGGTCCGCGTTCTTCTGGGCGACCTGCAGGACCACAAGCTCATCTCGATCGGGCGCGCCTCTGCGAGCGAGCGCATTCTCAAGGAAGTGATCAATGGACTTCGGGCCCTCTGACGAACCCGTCGCGCTCAAGATTCTCATCGCGGGTGGCTTTGGGGTGGGCAAAACCACGCTTGTCGGCGCCATCAGCGAGATCCGGCCGCTCCGCACGGAGGAGGTGCTCTCCGACCGCGGTATCGGCATCGACG
It includes:
- a CDS encoding DUF742 domain-containing protein is translated as MTQWMDEEAGPVVRPYALIGGRTRSSGDTLDLIAMVTSTGAVSSGGFVPGPEQERILAMVTTATSVADVASDLNLPLGVVRVLLGDLQDHKLISIGRASASERILKEVINGLRAL